In Thermococcus sp. MV5, the genomic window CAATATGGCGTTCAATAATAGATGAAAAGTGCGAAATAAGAAACCTTGAGCTTAAGAAGAGTTTAGTCGGGGGTCATGCAAAGATACAGAGAGGGGATTAAGCTTTTAGTATTTCTCTTTTTATTTCCTAAGTGATAGTTGCCGAAAAATTTATTAAGTTAGTGACCAAAATAGTCACTATATGGTGAAAAATTACTACCTTTCAAGAACCGAGCAGGAATTAATGAACATTCTTAAGAGTGCTGAGATAGTGAGTATTCAAGAGGTAGTGGACCTGTTTCCAAGGTTAAGTAAGGATATGGTTAAAAAAGTACTCTCAAGCCTTGTCAGAAAGGGTTACCTCTACAGAATTGAAAAAGGTCTGTATCTTGTGAATGAAGAACCTGGGAGGCCTTTGATAAAAAATCCTTATCAAATAGCACTAGTGTTATTCCCTGGTTACATTGCATTCTCCTCGGCATTGAGGCTCTATGGCCTCATCGAATATGAGCCATTCACGATATTTGTGGCTACGCCAGGGAAGTCAGGTAAAAAAGAAATTGGGGAGTACACCATAAAAGCCGTTGCCTTGGGTAAAAAAGCCGTGGGAATAACCCTTAAGAACGGAATCTATACATCCACCCCGGCCAAGACTTTCTTTGACTGTTTTTATAAACCTAGCTACTGTGGTGGTTATTCTGAAGTAACAAAAGCACTTTATGAAGCTGAGGGTATAAACTGGGATGAGTTCTTGAGCTATTTTAAACGCTTTGCAAGTAATTCTCTTTGCCAGAGAACGGGCTACATCTTGGAGCTTGTGAAAATGGAGCTCAAAGTCGATATTCCTGAGGAGGTTATTGAATATTTTAAGAGCAGAGTTAGAACTTGGACAAAGCTTGTTCCAACGCTTCCTTCCAGAGGAAAGGGCGTTAGAGAGTGGAAGGTAATTGATAACCTCGGAAAGGAAAGGATTTTGGGGTGGGCATATGGATGAGAGGATGCTCAAATACACAGCTGCCAGGATGGGCCTTGGTTTAAACTATGTTGATAAGGAGGAGAAGATCTCTTTGCTCTTAAGTCAGCTGTGGGAGATTTTTGGTGAGAAGGCAATCCTAAAAGGCGGAACAGCACTCAACAGAGTTTATTTGGCTAAGATTGGAGCGACAAGATTTTCGGAGGATATAGATATTGACTACTTTAATGGGAATGTTGAGGTATCAGCCAGGGAAATAATTGAAGGGATGAAGAAAATCGAAGAGTTTAACGTGAAAGGGCCAAGGATTCTTCACAGAACTTTTCGCTTTGATTGCTATTACACCAATGCACTTGGCAATAGAGATCGGGTGAAGGTGGAGTTCTACCTCAGCAGACCGCCATACATTGAAGCAAAGGTTGAGCTGGTGAAGTCGCCATTCATTGATAGTTATCCTACAATGTTCACGGTTTATTCACTCGAGGATTTGCTTGCGAAGAAGATTGTTGCTTTATACAACCGCATGGAGGGCAAAGACATCTATGATGTTTTTCATGCTCTTAACATGGAGTTTGAGATGGAAAAATTCCTGAAAGCTTTGGAGCTCACCCTAACGTTCTACCGCATTGAGGGAGATTTTTGGAGAGCGTTAATTAGTAAGTTAAATCAAGCAAAGAAAAATGCCCGTCAGGTTGGCAATTCAACCAACCACTTTATTCCCAAGACGTTACGCCCAAACTGGGAGGAGCTCATTGAAAGCCTGCGTTTCAGGATAGAAGAACTTTTAAATAACAAGATTCAAAGGAGACAGGGGAAAACTTACGGATAGAGGAGATCAATGGTTATTTAATGTGTTGGAGATATAATTAAAGGTGGATCCTTATGAGCGAAGTTAACAAAGCTTTGCATAGGATTGCAAGAGGAGCGGGTATTGTATTTGTTGGCACGATTATTTCAACACTCTTCGGCTTTTTTAATAAAGCGATTATTGCTAGATATTTCGCCACAGCGGAGTATGGTGTTTTTAATTTGGCCCTAACGATTCTTAGTATAGCTTTGGTTATTGCCACACTTGGTTTTGGACTACCACCAGAAGACCTAAAGGAAAGATGGATAAAAGGCTTTGGGTATACGGAAGAAAGATTCAACGACCTTGTTAAGGCAGTTCATGCAACCCCACAAGGAAAATATGAGGCAGCAATATTCGCTCCCCTCAAAAAAGTTTAAACAGCTGAACTTAACTCCCGATGGGGCAATTCTGTTTGGGAACTCAACTCAGGCTTACCTCCTGTTAGTGAGCTTCTTTGATGCTCTGGAAAGAAGGTGTTTTCTGACTTCAATGGACATGCAGCATGCGAGATTGTAGCAACGCTCTTTAAAGGAAAACCACATGGTTAACTATTCCTTGCGGCGATGCCAGAAGCATTGCAGAATCTCAAGACGATGAACTCTGGATTGGAATGAAGGTTGAGGAACTTGAAACGGCCATAAATAGGCTTGAAAAAATAGGATCTAAGTATCCACCAGCCATATACCAAATGGTGATGGCAGATTTAGTTCCCAAACATCTACTAACATATCTGATTGCGAGGAAACCTTAGCTAGGTTATCTTCTTTCGAATTTCATTATTCTAACAGGAAACTAGAAAATTCCACTTTGTAACTCCTTTTATGTCAACTACAAATGAATCTCCATACTTAAACCCAAATTTCTCAGCCAACAAACCAAAAAGAACAGCTATTGTACTTAAAACATCGCTTCTGTGATGGTATGCATCTGTTATGAGAATCTGATTGTTGAGCTTCTTCCCAATCCAAAGGGTGTATTGAGTCATTGCTTCTTTAACAAGTACCGGGATAACTGCAACGCCGAGCATTATGGAATTCACTTCAATTGAAATCCCAGCTAGTAATCTACCTACAGAGTCCCTTGCAATTTCATAAGCAACTAAAAACAAAAACCAAACCAATGAAAAAGGCAAAAAAGTGGTTCAAAACGTGAATGTCCTCACCACACCTCAGGCAAGGCTGAAATCATAATCTTTCAAAGGTCTCTCTAGGATTTAACTTATAGTGTTTGTGCTCAGCGATCACCTTACCTTCATCACAACTCGGTTCGCCTATCACTCATCATTGCACAAGAGTTTTAATCCCCAGGAACTTTTTAAATTTTGATTAAAGGAGAATTTGTTGAAGATTTCAATAAAAATATCAGTTATTATCTAATTATCCAAAGAAATACAACAAAAACCCAGAATGCCTAATGTAGTTTTTTCCTTAGATTTGTAAGAACCATAATATACGACCCGATTTCATAACTACCCTTGAACGTCTGTCTATTAATATCTATATCTCCGTTTATTGTCATTACCCGAAGAGGGACTCCAATTCCACTTAGCTCTACCAAATCCTTCTTTAAAACATTGTTCCCATATATCCATTTCATGGCTCTCTCTATTTCTTTATTATAGTCTTTTTCTCCCCCTGCATTATAATACTCAAACACTGCATTTACAAAGAACGTCTGGTGACATTCAAACAGTAAGTGCCAATATGGGATCTCCCCTTTAAGCTTCAATAATGGTAGCAATTTGATTTTTTGTAGGAAAGGAACATCTTCCCATATAAAGGCTCCGTTTGGTAACATCCTTTTATTAACAGTATAGTCCAAAACTTTTTCAACGTATTTAAGGTAGTCATGAAGTTCTAGTATCTTTATAGCTTTACTTACTCCCCAAAGAGTGTACATTTGATTTTGATGTCTT contains:
- a CDS encoding cation transporter — translated: MFLVAYEIARDSVGRLLAGISIEVNSIMLGVAVIPVLVKEAMTQYTLWIGKKLNNQILITDAYHHRSDVLSTIAVLFGLLAEKFGFKYGDSFVVDIKGVTKWNFLVSC
- a CDS encoding nucleotidyl transferase AbiEii/AbiGii toxin family protein gives rise to the protein MDERMLKYTAARMGLGLNYVDKEEKISLLLSQLWEIFGEKAILKGGTALNRVYLAKIGATRFSEDIDIDYFNGNVEVSAREIIEGMKKIEEFNVKGPRILHRTFRFDCYYTNALGNRDRVKVEFYLSRPPYIEAKVELVKSPFIDSYPTMFTVYSLEDLLAKKIVALYNRMEGKDIYDVFHALNMEFEMEKFLKALELTLTFYRIEGDFWRALISKLNQAKKNARQVGNSTNHFIPKTLRPNWEELIESLRFRIEELLNNKIQRRQGKTYG
- a CDS encoding type IV toxin-antitoxin system AbiEi family antitoxin codes for the protein MVKNYYLSRTEQELMNILKSAEIVSIQEVVDLFPRLSKDMVKKVLSSLVRKGYLYRIEKGLYLVNEEPGRPLIKNPYQIALVLFPGYIAFSSALRLYGLIEYEPFTIFVATPGKSGKKEIGEYTIKAVALGKKAVGITLKNGIYTSTPAKTFFDCFYKPSYCGGYSEVTKALYEAEGINWDEFLSYFKRFASNSLCQRTGYILELVKMELKVDIPEEVIEYFKSRVRTWTKLVPTLPSRGKGVREWKVIDNLGKERILGWAYG